The Castanea sativa cultivar Marrone di Chiusa Pesio chromosome 11, ASM4071231v1 genome contains a region encoding:
- the LOC142617703 gene encoding melianol synthase CYP71BQ17-like isoform X2, with translation MNRLKQEEKTAVDRSKAKGQSHKLPPGPWKLPLIGNLHQLFFSLPHRSLRDLAKKYGPIMQLQLGEVLAIIISSPKVVEEVLKTHDTALANRPSVLAIEAMSYGNSGIVFAPYGDYWRQMRKICVSKLLSAKRVQSFRRIREEEVNNLVESISLSAGVPINLSEKIFSSTYCIASRAAIGKKCKYEKEFISLIQETFTLSGGFDLPDLFPSLKFLGFLTGMKSALEKIQQNLDKILDDIVNEHKMKRLANSTNKHEPGPGDDDGDDDLVDVLLKLQEMGELEFSVTSNHIKAVTQDIFTGASETSASTIEWAMSELLRNPRVMKKAQAEVRQVLQGRRNLDETDIHKLDYLKLVVKETLRLHPPGALVPRESREKCEINGYEIPSNTKVIINIWAIGRDPEYWIDADCFWPERFHGSSIDLKGTNFEFIPFGGGRRICPGMSFALAIVELFLSQLLFHFNWKLPNDIKLEELDISESLGLTCRRRNDLYVIATPWASLFN, from the exons ATGAACAGATTAAAACAGGAGGAAAAGACGGCAGTTGAT AGATCTAAAGCCAAAGGCCAAAGCCATAAGTTGCCACCAGGGCCATGGAAACTGCCTCTTATTGGGAATTTGCACCAGCTATTTTTCTCTCTACCACATCGATCTTTGAGAGACTTAGCCAAGAAATATGGACCTATTATGCAACTGCAGCTGGGTGAGGTCTTAGCTATAATCATTTCATCACCAAAAGTAGTTGAAGAAGTGCTGAAGACGCATGATACTGCTTTGGCAAATCGGCCAAGTGTTCTTGCCATAGAAGCTATGTCCTATGGTAATTCAGGTATTGTCTTTGCTCCCTATGGTGATTATTGGAGACAAATGCGAAAGATTTGTGTCTCAAAGCTCCTGAGTGCCAAGCGTGTCCAGTCATTTAGAAGAATTAGAGAAGAAGAGGTGAATAATCTGGTTGAATCCATTTCCTTGTCAGCGGGAGTTCCAATCAATCTCAGTGAGAAGATCTTCTcctcaacatattgtatagctTCCAGGGCAGCCATTGGGAAGAAGtgcaaatatgaaaaagaattcATATCATTAATCCAGGAAACGTTTACTCTAAGTGGAGGTTTTGACTTACCTGATTTGTTCCCTTCACTAAAGTTCCTTGGCTTCCTTACTGGTATGAAGTCTGCGTTGGAGAAAATACAACAAAACTTAGACAAGATTCTTGACGATATAGTGAATGAGCATAAGATGAAAAGACTTGCCAATTCAACCAATAAACATGAACCAGGTCCAGGTGATGATGACGGTGACGATGATCTAGTTGATGTGCTTCTCAAACTTCAGGAGATGGGTGAGCTTGAATTTAGTGTCACAAGCAATCACATCAAAGCTGTTACTCAG GACATCTTCACTGGAGCGAGTGAGACTTCAGCATCCACAATAGAATGGGCAATGTCAGAATTATTGAGAAACCCTAGAGTGATGAAGAAGGCACAAGCCGAGGTGCGACAAGTTCTTCAAGGGAGAAGGAATCTTGATGAGACAGACATTCATAAACTAGATTACTTGAAATTAGTTGTGAAAGAAACACTACGACTACATCCTCCTGGTGCCTTGGTTCCAAGAGAATCAAGagaaaaatgtgaaattaaTGGGTATGAGATACCAAGCAACACAAAAGTAATCATAAATATATGGGCTATAGGAAGAGATCCTGAATATTGGATTGATGCTGATTGTTTTTGGCCAGAGAGATTCCATGGTTCCTCTATTGATTTGAAAGGGACAAACTTTGAATTCATTCCATTTGGAGGTGGTAGGAGAATATGTCCAGGCATGTCATTTGCTCTTGCAATTGttgaactttttctttctcaattaCTATTTCACTTCAATTGGAAACTCCCCAATGACATCAAACTTGAAGAGCTTGACATCTCTGAGTCTTTGGGATTAACCTGTAGGAGAAGGAATGATTTGTATGTAATTGCCACTCCTTGGGCTTCTCTTTTTAATTGA
- the LOC142617703 gene encoding melianol synthase CYP71BQ5-like isoform X1 produces the protein MLQVPPFPLFTWLFFLFILIIYWKRSKAKGQSHKLPPGPWKLPLIGNLHQLFFSLPHRSLRDLAKKYGPIMQLQLGEVLAIIISSPKVVEEVLKTHDTALANRPSVLAIEAMSYGNSGIVFAPYGDYWRQMRKICVSKLLSAKRVQSFRRIREEEVNNLVESISLSAGVPINLSEKIFSSTYCIASRAAIGKKCKYEKEFISLIQETFTLSGGFDLPDLFPSLKFLGFLTGMKSALEKIQQNLDKILDDIVNEHKMKRLANSTNKHEPGPGDDDGDDDLVDVLLKLQEMGELEFSVTSNHIKAVTQDIFTGASETSASTIEWAMSELLRNPRVMKKAQAEVRQVLQGRRNLDETDIHKLDYLKLVVKETLRLHPPGALVPRESREKCEINGYEIPSNTKVIINIWAIGRDPEYWIDADCFWPERFHGSSIDLKGTNFEFIPFGGGRRICPGMSFALAIVELFLSQLLFHFNWKLPNDIKLEELDISESLGLTCRRRNDLYVIATPWASLFN, from the exons ATGCTTCAAGTTCCCCCCTTTCCTCTTTTTACTTGGCTCTTCTTCTTGTTTATTCTGATTATTTACTGGAAGAGATCTAAAGCCAAAGGCCAAAGCCATAAGTTGCCACCAGGGCCATGGAAACTGCCTCTTATTGGGAATTTGCACCAGCTATTTTTCTCTCTACCACATCGATCTTTGAGAGACTTAGCCAAGAAATATGGACCTATTATGCAACTGCAGCTGGGTGAGGTCTTAGCTATAATCATTTCATCACCAAAAGTAGTTGAAGAAGTGCTGAAGACGCATGATACTGCTTTGGCAAATCGGCCAAGTGTTCTTGCCATAGAAGCTATGTCCTATGGTAATTCAGGTATTGTCTTTGCTCCCTATGGTGATTATTGGAGACAAATGCGAAAGATTTGTGTCTCAAAGCTCCTGAGTGCCAAGCGTGTCCAGTCATTTAGAAGAATTAGAGAAGAAGAGGTGAATAATCTGGTTGAATCCATTTCCTTGTCAGCGGGAGTTCCAATCAATCTCAGTGAGAAGATCTTCTcctcaacatattgtatagctTCCAGGGCAGCCATTGGGAAGAAGtgcaaatatgaaaaagaattcATATCATTAATCCAGGAAACGTTTACTCTAAGTGGAGGTTTTGACTTACCTGATTTGTTCCCTTCACTAAAGTTCCTTGGCTTCCTTACTGGTATGAAGTCTGCGTTGGAGAAAATACAACAAAACTTAGACAAGATTCTTGACGATATAGTGAATGAGCATAAGATGAAAAGACTTGCCAATTCAACCAATAAACATGAACCAGGTCCAGGTGATGATGACGGTGACGATGATCTAGTTGATGTGCTTCTCAAACTTCAGGAGATGGGTGAGCTTGAATTTAGTGTCACAAGCAATCACATCAAAGCTGTTACTCAG GACATCTTCACTGGAGCGAGTGAGACTTCAGCATCCACAATAGAATGGGCAATGTCAGAATTATTGAGAAACCCTAGAGTGATGAAGAAGGCACAAGCCGAGGTGCGACAAGTTCTTCAAGGGAGAAGGAATCTTGATGAGACAGACATTCATAAACTAGATTACTTGAAATTAGTTGTGAAAGAAACACTACGACTACATCCTCCTGGTGCCTTGGTTCCAAGAGAATCAAGagaaaaatgtgaaattaaTGGGTATGAGATACCAAGCAACACAAAAGTAATCATAAATATATGGGCTATAGGAAGAGATCCTGAATATTGGATTGATGCTGATTGTTTTTGGCCAGAGAGATTCCATGGTTCCTCTATTGATTTGAAAGGGACAAACTTTGAATTCATTCCATTTGGAGGTGGTAGGAGAATATGTCCAGGCATGTCATTTGCTCTTGCAATTGttgaactttttctttctcaattaCTATTTCACTTCAATTGGAAACTCCCCAATGACATCAAACTTGAAGAGCTTGACATCTCTGAGTCTTTGGGATTAACCTGTAGGAGAAGGAATGATTTGTATGTAATTGCCACTCCTTGGGCTTCTCTTTTTAATTGA